From Nicotiana tabacum cultivar K326 chromosome 20, ASM71507v2, whole genome shotgun sequence, one genomic window encodes:
- the LOC107779500 gene encoding protein BOBBER 2-like: MAILSEYTEENQEQPKKPIEKRPKNSFSTPKEEENKKLKPNKSNGLDMENYSWGQSLQEVTINVPIPFGTKSRFIIVEIKNTTLKVGLKGQPLIIEGAFFNSVKVDECYWSLEDQKEISILLTKQNKSDWWKSLLKGGPEIDTQKVEPEPSRLSDLDTETRAAVEKMMFDQRQKQMGLPTSEEITNQDMLKKFMEQNPDMAKNFANAKMMGMG; the protein is encoded by the coding sequence ATGGCAATTCTCTCAGAATACACCGAAGAAAATCAAGAGCAACCCAAGAAGCCTATAGAGAAAAGACCAAAAAATTCTTTTTCAAccccaaaagaagaagaaaacaagaagttaaaGCCAAACAAGTCCAATGGCCTAGACATGGAGAACTATTCATGGGGTCAATCTCTTCAAGAAGTTACGATCAACGTCCCAATTCCTTTTGGCACAAAATCAAGATTCATAATTGTTGAAATCAAGAACACTACCCTCAAAGTTGGACTAAAAGGTCAACCATTAATAATAGAGGGTGCTTTTTTCAATTCAGTGAAAGTTGATGAATGTTATTGGAGTTTAGAAGATCAGAAAGAAATTTCTATTCTTTTAACTAAGCAAAACAAATCTGACTGGTGGAAGAGTTTGTTAAAGGGTGGACCAGAAATTGACACACAAAAAGTTGAGCCAGAGCCAAGTAGATTGTCTGATTTGGACACTGAAACAAGGGCAGCAGTTGAAAAAATGATGTTTGATCAAAGACAAAAACAGATGGGACTTCCAACAAGTGAGGAGATTACAAATCAAGATATGCTTAAGAAATTTATGGAACAAAATCCTGATATGGCTAAGAACTTTGCTAATGCTAAGATGATGGGAATGGGCTAA